In a genomic window of Streptomyces sp. NBC_01231:
- a CDS encoding toxin C-terminal domain-containing protein, whose translation MPALALALLAPAGPLQAAVAESGGLGRPDVPKPRASKVHEMKGLGAKKAREKVAKGEEADAAQARRAAAEEKATWPEPDTATISLASDQPGTADLGGTPVAVQPEHRARTAPAAGNAQVTVLDQSAAHKAGVTGVLLTAAADSAGKADISVDYTDFASAIGGGWAQRLRLVQLPACALTTPRKAECRQQTPLKSDNDLAKQSVSAEAQLPEAQSGGRSTQSVSKADAPGVTVLAVTAASAGSGQSAKGTGDYSATALSTSSSWQAGGSSGAFTWNYDFGLPPAAAGPTPTLGLSYDSGSIDGETANTNNQGSAVGEGFTLTESYIERSYVSCDKDGDDHDKVYDRCWKYDNARLVLNGKATRLIKDSQGKWHLEDDDASTVTRSTGADNGDDNGEYWTVTTGDGAKYVFGLNKLDGASDQRTNSTWTVPVFGDDSGEPGYDKGSAFSGRALTQAWRWNLDYVEDTRGNAATYWYTKESNYYKKNKSETANASYTRGGYLKEFKYGLRKDALFTDDADAKVILSHAERCTVGECKELTKDTAEHWPDVPFDAICTDGDTDCNAAGPVFFSRKRLTNIDTFSWDAADKKYAPVDSWALTEDYLDAGDIGDTTDHVLVLKSIKQTGKAGTAIDVKPITFTYQLRPNRVDGTENILPLKRHRIETITSETGAITTVTLSQPECKRGEVLGAAQDTNTRPCYPQFWNINGATEASVDWFNKYRVLAINVADPTGQNELVEYAYDYKGAAWHYDDDPFTPKDERTWSQWRGYRDVTVRTGATDTARLTTVSRYLQGMHGDKNKGGTTKAVSVDPLLDTDVDFPALTDSDSYNGKLLQQVTYNGTQLISTTYTNYINKETATQSVPDVADHTARWVRPSTSYESTYLTAPKAWRTHVATIRYDDLGMVKEVDDYGQKGVGGDETCTRTWYARNADAGIIGLVARTRAVAKECSVADSALDLPTDDSRRGDVLSDTATAYDNATWSESMKPSKGLPTWAGRAKAYSGGAPNWQVTTTTAYDSLGRPTAITNADQNQKPTTTAYTPTDAGPLTKTVVTNPLGHKATSFLDPRSGQPLRTYDANLNKTELTYDALGRLTQVWLPNRSSASQSPSKKFTYNISNTKQSSISTSTLKRDGETYNTGYAIFDALLRPLQTQSETPNGGRLLTDTRYDSRGLAYETQADIFDKDSTPNGTYTRAEYGEAPTQTATEFDGAGRPTVSTMLVYGVKKWSTTTSYTGDSTATTATDGGSATRTITDIRGRTVESREYTGKSPADTQYGATLGTSYMSTRFAYTSDGLQKQITGPDDAKWSYTYDLFGRKVKTMDPDAGTSTTGYDILDRVVKSTDSRNKSVLTDYDVLDRITGTWTGTKSEATQLTATTYDTLQKGLPDTSTRYIGGKTGQAYTNTVTAYDVLSRPTTTKLDLPKADPFVKAGTPSTLEFETAYNLDGTVKYTKEPALGGLPSEIVEYGYNSVGGITSVGGSTGYLLAASYSPLGEPQQLALGAASSDDQKKTYINNIFEEGTGRLTRSYITDQTHGYMPQDLNYTYDQAGNVTSIADPTNLGGTSSAETQCFAYDSHRRLTEAWTPSTQKCTDQPSASSLSGPAPYWTSYDYNKAGQRTTETVHKTTGDHKTTYCYTKTDQAHFLTGTTTKNDCTSPEKTYTPDAAGNTTKRPGATGTQDLKWSDEGKLSTLTEGAKATDYIYGADGTLLIRNAQGGERILYAGATELHLRANGTTWAQRHYTAADQSIATRSNETGSNKLTYLAGDHHGTQSLAIGADSTQSVSKRYFTPFGAERGKPVGTAWPDDKGFLGKTNDKTTGLTHVGAREYDSAVGQFISVDPVLNPSDPQQLNGYAYSDNNPVTHSDPTGLCPRDLCPNGGQNTNNDFPGAIGGPPADGRTGMSAWDSGGHGGNKARGGGGSSGGGGTTVRQQVVTHLIEYGPTTYDEDTLLRYYTAHTAANYGGDYWNTGVGEGDRLAMACYGRDGCMKARAYLLETHDVAGAKYLAATYCLDHAKRCASNANYEKLTSDLMQESLELIALGLGGGKYGCKCFLAGTDVLMADKATKDIEDVKVGDKVLATDPRTGKTVARKVTRLIRTDGDKYFNRISIATRDGIEEITATHEHPFWSPSEGNWVAAGELRAGMTLRTDTGSVVVVTGNSSFTRHARTYNLTVEGLHTYYVLAGETPVLVHNSNCNLNTLTRPQSDDIAKYLGYTKTKKLSAGRTPIWENKKAGGGQPKSITFDRTGHNKEAVFKGSNDRNPFQSTKDSARDGTYGLDIGPNGELRGLEWLAK comes from the coding sequence GTGCCCGCCCTGGCGCTGGCGCTGCTGGCCCCGGCCGGACCTCTGCAGGCCGCAGTAGCCGAGAGCGGTGGGCTGGGGCGCCCGGACGTGCCCAAACCTCGGGCCAGCAAGGTTCATGAGATGAAGGGCCTGGGCGCGAAGAAGGCTCGTGAGAAGGTCGCCAAGGGCGAGGAGGCCGACGCCGCGCAAGCCAGGCGCGCCGCAGCCGAGGAGAAGGCCACCTGGCCCGAGCCGGACACGGCCACCATCAGCCTCGCCAGTGACCAGCCGGGCACCGCCGACCTGGGCGGGACGCCGGTGGCCGTGCAGCCCGAGCACCGCGCCCGCACCGCACCTGCAGCGGGGAACGCGCAGGTCACCGTCCTGGACCAGAGTGCTGCACACAAGGCGGGCGTCACCGGTGTGCTGCTCACCGCGGCAGCGGACTCCGCCGGGAAAGCGGACATCAGCGTCGACTACACGGACTTCGCCTCCGCGATCGGTGGCGGCTGGGCACAACGCCTACGGCTCGTGCAACTGCCGGCCTGCGCACTGACGACACCGCGGAAGGCGGAGTGCCGACAGCAGACCCCCCTCAAGTCCGACAACGACCTGGCGAAGCAGTCGGTGTCCGCAGAGGCGCAGTTGCCCGAAGCGCAGTCGGGTGGTCGCAGCACCCAGTCCGTCTCCAAAGCCGATGCACCCGGTGTGACGGTGCTGGCAGTGACGGCCGCGTCGGCCGGATCCGGCCAGTCTGCCAAGGGCACTGGCGACTATTCAGCCACTGCCCTGTCCACGTCCTCCTCGTGGCAGGCCGGCGGCAGCTCCGGCGCGTTCACCTGGAACTATGACTTCGGCCTCCCACCCGCAGCGGCCGGACCCACACCCACCCTCGGCCTGTCCTACGACTCGGGCAGCATCGACGGCGAGACCGCCAACACCAACAATCAAGGCAGCGCGGTCGGCGAGGGCTTCACACTGACCGAGTCCTACATCGAGCGCAGCTACGTCAGCTGCGACAAGGACGGCGACGACCACGACAAGGTCTACGACCGCTGCTGGAAGTACGACAACGCCCGTCTCGTCCTCAACGGCAAGGCCACCCGCCTAATCAAGGACAGCCAGGGCAAGTGGCACCTTGAGGACGACGACGCCTCGACAGTGACCCGCTCGACGGGAGCCGACAACGGCGACGACAACGGCGAGTACTGGACTGTCACCACTGGGGACGGCGCCAAGTACGTCTTCGGCCTCAACAAGCTCGACGGCGCAAGCGACCAGCGCACCAATTCCACCTGGACCGTCCCAGTCTTCGGCGACGACTCCGGCGAACCGGGCTACGACAAGGGCAGTGCCTTCTCCGGCCGGGCCCTGACCCAAGCCTGGCGGTGGAACCTCGACTACGTCGAAGACACCCGTGGCAACGCCGCCACCTACTGGTACACCAAGGAATCCAACTACTACAAGAAGAACAAGTCCGAGACCGCCAACGCCTCCTACACCCGTGGCGGTTACCTCAAGGAGTTCAAGTACGGGTTGCGCAAGGACGCGTTGTTCACCGACGACGCCGACGCGAAGGTGATCCTCTCGCACGCCGAGCGCTGCACGGTCGGTGAGTGCAAGGAACTCACCAAGGACACGGCCGAGCACTGGCCGGATGTCCCGTTCGACGCGATATGCACCGACGGCGACACAGACTGCAACGCGGCAGGCCCGGTCTTCTTCTCCCGCAAACGGCTCACCAACATCGACACCTTCTCCTGGGACGCCGCCGACAAGAAGTACGCGCCGGTGGATTCCTGGGCCCTGACCGAGGACTACCTCGACGCCGGTGACATCGGCGACACCACCGACCACGTTCTGGTCCTGAAGTCGATCAAGCAGACCGGCAAGGCCGGCACCGCCATCGACGTCAAACCGATCACCTTCACTTACCAGTTGCGGCCCAATCGCGTCGACGGCACAGAGAACATCCTGCCGCTCAAGCGGCATCGAATCGAGACGATCACCTCCGAGACGGGGGCGATCACCACGGTCACGCTGTCCCAGCCCGAGTGCAAGCGCGGCGAGGTCCTCGGTGCCGCCCAGGACACCAACACACGCCCGTGCTACCCGCAGTTCTGGAACATCAACGGCGCCACCGAAGCCTCGGTGGACTGGTTCAACAAGTACCGCGTCCTCGCCATCAACGTTGCCGACCCCACAGGCCAGAACGAGTTGGTCGAGTACGCCTACGACTACAAAGGCGCGGCCTGGCACTACGACGACGACCCATTCACCCCCAAAGACGAGCGGACCTGGTCCCAGTGGCGCGGCTACCGCGATGTCACCGTCCGCACCGGCGCGACGGACACCGCGCGTTTGACGACGGTCTCCCGCTACCTGCAGGGCATGCACGGCGACAAGAACAAGGGCGGCACCACCAAAGCCGTCAGCGTCGATCCGCTGCTGGACACCGACGTCGACTTCCCTGCGCTGACCGACAGCGACTCCTACAACGGCAAGTTACTCCAGCAGGTCACCTACAACGGCACCCAGCTCATCTCCACCACCTACACCAACTACATCAACAAGGAGACCGCCACCCAGTCGGTTCCGGACGTAGCCGACCACACAGCTCGCTGGGTCAGGCCCAGCACGTCCTACGAGAGCACCTACCTGACCGCGCCCAAGGCTTGGCGCACTCACGTCGCCACCATCCGCTACGACGACCTGGGCATGGTCAAGGAAGTTGACGACTACGGGCAGAAGGGCGTGGGCGGCGACGAAACCTGCACCCGCACCTGGTACGCCCGCAACGCCGACGCTGGCATCATCGGTCTGGTCGCCCGTACCCGCGCCGTCGCCAAGGAGTGCTCGGTCGCCGACAGCGCGCTGGATCTGCCCACGGACGACTCGCGCCGCGGTGACGTCCTGTCGGACACGGCGACCGCCTACGACAACGCCACCTGGTCGGAGTCGATGAAGCCGTCCAAGGGCCTGCCCACCTGGGCAGGGCGCGCCAAGGCTTACTCCGGCGGCGCCCCGAACTGGCAGGTCACCACCACCACCGCCTACGACTCCCTTGGCCGCCCGACCGCGATCACCAACGCCGACCAGAACCAGAAGCCGACCACGACCGCCTATACCCCCACCGACGCGGGGCCACTGACCAAGACCGTCGTTACCAACCCGCTGGGTCACAAGGCCACCAGCTTCCTCGACCCGCGCAGCGGCCAGCCGCTTCGCACCTACGACGCGAACCTGAACAAGACCGAGCTCACCTACGACGCGCTCGGCCGACTCACCCAGGTGTGGCTGCCCAACCGCTCCAGCGCAAGCCAGAGCCCCAGCAAGAAGTTCACCTACAACATCAGCAACACCAAGCAGTCCTCGATCTCCACCTCGACCCTGAAAAGGGACGGCGAGACCTACAACACCGGCTACGCCATATTCGATGCGTTGCTCCGGCCGCTACAGACCCAGAGCGAGACCCCCAACGGGGGCCGTCTGCTGACAGATACCCGCTACGACTCCCGGGGCCTGGCCTACGAGACGCAGGCGGACATCTTCGACAAGGACAGCACCCCCAACGGTACTTACACTCGTGCCGAATACGGCGAGGCACCGACCCAGACCGCCACCGAATTCGACGGCGCAGGCCGTCCCACTGTCAGCACAATGTTGGTGTACGGGGTCAAGAAGTGGTCCACCACCACGAGTTACACCGGTGACTCCACCGCCACCACCGCCACGGACGGCGGCAGCGCCACCCGGACCATCACCGACATCCGCGGCCGCACGGTGGAGAGCCGCGAGTACACAGGAAAGTCCCCGGCCGACACCCAGTACGGCGCCACGCTCGGCACGTCTTATATGTCGACAAGGTTCGCGTATACCTCCGACGGGCTGCAGAAGCAGATCACCGGCCCGGACGACGCCAAGTGGTCCTACACCTACGACTTGTTCGGCCGCAAGGTCAAGACTATGGACCCCGACGCGGGCACCAGCACCACTGGCTACGACATCCTCGACCGGGTAGTCAAATCCACCGACTCGCGCAACAAGTCCGTCCTGACCGACTACGACGTGCTCGATCGAATCACCGGTACCTGGACGGGCACGAAGTCGGAGGCGACCCAACTCACCGCCACTACTTACGACACCCTGCAGAAGGGGCTGCCCGACACCTCCACCCGCTATATCGGAGGCAAGACCGGACAGGCCTACACCAACACCGTCACCGCCTACGACGTCCTGTCCCGCCCCACAACAACGAAGCTGGACCTGCCCAAGGCGGATCCCTTCGTCAAGGCAGGAACGCCGTCCACGCTGGAATTCGAGACCGCCTACAACCTCGACGGCACCGTCAAATACACCAAGGAGCCGGCCCTGGGCGGCCTGCCCTCCGAGATCGTCGAGTACGGCTACAACAGTGTCGGCGGCATCACTTCTGTCGGCGGCTCCACCGGCTACCTCCTGGCTGCCAGCTACTCGCCTCTGGGCGAGCCCCAACAACTCGCCCTGGGCGCGGCGAGTAGTGACGATCAAAAGAAGACCTACATCAACAACATTTTTGAGGAGGGCACCGGCCGACTCACCCGCAGTTACATCACCGACCAGACCCACGGCTACATGCCGCAGGACCTCAACTACACCTACGACCAGGCTGGAAACGTCACATCCATCGCCGACCCCACCAACCTCGGCGGCACCTCCTCGGCCGAAACCCAGTGCTTCGCCTACGACAGCCATCGCCGATTGACGGAGGCCTGGACACCCAGCACCCAAAAGTGCACCGACCAGCCCAGCGCGAGCAGCCTGTCCGGACCGGCCCCGTACTGGACCAGCTACGACTACAACAAGGCCGGCCAGCGCACCACGGAAACCGTCCACAAGACCACCGGCGACCACAAGACCACGTACTGCTACACCAAGACCGACCAGGCCCACTTCCTGACCGGCACCACCACCAAGAACGATTGCACCAGCCCCGAGAAGACCTACACCCCCGACGCGGCCGGCAACACCACCAAACGCCCCGGCGCGACCGGAACCCAGGACCTCAAGTGGTCCGACGAAGGCAAGCTCAGCACGCTCACTGAAGGCGCCAAGGCAACCGACTACATCTACGGCGCTGACGGCACCCTCCTCATCCGCAACGCCCAAGGCGGCGAGCGGATCCTGTACGCCGGAGCCACCGAACTCCACCTCCGCGCCAACGGCACCACCTGGGCCCAGCGCCACTACACCGCAGCCGACCAGAGCATTGCCACGCGCTCCAACGAAACCGGCAGCAACAAGCTCACCTACCTCGCCGGCGACCACCACGGAACCCAGTCCCTGGCCATCGGCGCTGACAGCACACAGAGCGTAAGCAAGCGCTATTTCACCCCCTTCGGCGCCGAACGCGGCAAACCCGTCGGCACAGCCTGGCCCGATGACAAGGGATTCCTCGGCAAGACCAACGACAAGACCACCGGCCTCACCCACGTAGGCGCCCGCGAATATGACTCGGCCGTCGGGCAGTTCATCAGCGTCGATCCGGTGTTGAACCCGAGCGACCCGCAACAGCTCAACGGATACGCCTACAGCGACAACAATCCGGTCACCCACTCTGACCCCACCGGCCTGTGCCCCCGTGATCTGTGCCCGAACGGCGGTCAAAACACCAACAACGACTTTCCGGGCGCCATCGGCGGTCCGCCCGCCGACGGCCGCACGGGCATGAGCGCCTGGGACAGCGGAGGCCACGGCGGCAACAAGGCCAGAGGTGGCGGTGGGAGCAGTGGGGGCGGCGGCACCACCGTCAGGCAACAGGTTGTCACTCACCTCATCGAATACGGACCCACGACTTACGATGAGGACACGCTGCTCCGCTATTACACTGCGCACACCGCAGCGAACTACGGCGGAGACTACTGGAATACTGGAGTGGGCGAGGGCGACAGGCTTGCCATGGCCTGCTATGGCAGGGACGGGTGCATGAAGGCTCGCGCCTACCTTCTCGAGACGCATGATGTGGCAGGAGCTAAATACCTCGCCGCCACCTACTGCCTCGACCACGCCAAGCGATGCGCCAGCAACGCCAACTACGAGAAACTGACCTCTGACCTGATGCAGGAATCCCTTGAGCTGATCGCGCTCGGGCTGGGTGGAGGAAAGTACGGGTGCAAGTGCTTCTTGGCGGGCACCGACGTACTGATGGCAGACAAGGCCACCAAGGACATCGAAGACGTGAAGGTCGGTGACAAGGTTCTTGCTACAGACCCTCGCACCGGCAAGACAGTGGCACGCAAAGTCACACGTCTTATACGAACTGACGGTGACAAGTACTTCAACCGAATATCCATCGCGACTCGTGATGGCATTGAGGAAATCACGGCGACTCACGAGCATCCCTTCTGGTCGCCGTCGGAAGGGAATTGGGTCGCCGCGGGTGAGCTCCGCGCAGGGATGACTCTCCGTACGGACACCGGGTCGGTCGTCGTCGTGACCGGCAACTCCTCGTTCACCCGGCACGCGCGTACCTACAACCTGACTGTGGAAGGCCTGCACACGTACTATGTGCTGGCGGGCGAGACCCCGGTCCTCGTACACAACAGCAACTGCAATCTCAACACGCTCACACGTCCGCAATCCGACGATATTGCGAAA